A stretch of Bos indicus isolate NIAB-ARS_2022 breed Sahiwal x Tharparkar chromosome 24, NIAB-ARS_B.indTharparkar_mat_pri_1.0, whole genome shotgun sequence DNA encodes these proteins:
- the PSMG2 gene encoding proteasome assembly chaperone 2 yields MFVPSGDSVPDLAGCTLLMPAVSVGNVGQLAIDLIISTLNMHKIGYFYTDCLVPMVGNNPYATAEENSAELSINAEVYALPSKKLVALQLRSIFIKYKSKSFCEKLLSWVKCSGCAKVVVLSSSHSYHRNDLQLRSTPFRYLLTPSMQKSVQNKIQSLNWEEMEKTPCIPEIDDSEFCVRVPGGGITKLLYDEGCSKEIPIAILLKFVSEGDNIPDALGLVEYLNEWLQIIKPHCEDPTASSLPWKMPSSWRLLFGSGLPPALF; encoded by the exons ATGTTCGTCCCCTCCGGGGACTCGGTCCCCGACCTCGCGGGGTGCACCCTCCTAATG ccAGCAGTATCTGTTGGAAATGTTGGCCAGCTTGCAATAGATCTGATTATTTCCACACTGAATATGCATAAGATCGGTTACTTCTATACTGACTGTCTTGTGCCAATGGTTGGAAACAATCCATATGCAACTGCAGAAGAGAATTCAGCGGAGCTCAGTATAAATGCTGAAG TGTATGCATTGCCTTCAAAGAAACTAGTGGCTCTTCAGTTAAGATCCATTTTTATTAAG TATAAATCAAAGTCATTCTGTGAAAAACTGCTTTCCTGGGTGAAATGCAGCGGCTGCGCCAAAGTGGTGGTTCTTTCTAGCAGCCACTCGTATCACCGTAATGACCTCCAGCTGCGCAG TACCCCCTTCAGGTACCTTCTTACACCTTCCATGCAAAAAAGTGTTCAGAATAAAATACAGAGCCTCaactgggaagaaatggaaaaaacccCATGCATTCCTGAAATAGACGATTCTGAGTTTTGTGTCcgtgtccctggaggagggatcaCAAAGCTGCTCTATGACGAAGG CTGTTCTAAAGAAATCCCAATCGCGATTCTGCTGAAGTTCGTTTCAGAAGGAGACAACATCCCAGATGCTCTGGGTCTGGTTGAATATCTTAATGAATGGCTTCAGATAATCAAACCACAT TGTGAGGACCCCACAGCATCTTCCCTGCCCTGGAAAATGCCGAGTTCCTGGAGGTTACTCTTCGGCAGTGGTCTTCCCCCTGCGCTCTTCTGA